The Planococcus versutus genome contains a region encoding:
- a CDS encoding Na/Pi cotransporter family protein, with the protein MEMNWQEILFSFFGGLGIFLFSIKFMGDALQKAAGDRLRGILDRFTTNPFMGVLVGIVVTVLIQSSSGTTVIVVGLVSAGFMTLRQAIGVIMGANIGTTVTAFIIGLDVGAFALPIMAVGAALIFFIKKNKVQNIGQVIFGFGGLFYGMELMSGGMKPLRELPAFIDLTVSLSDFPILGVAVGTVFTLIVQSSSGTVAILQGLYDENILTLGASLPVLFGDNIGTTITAVLAALGTSIAARRAAAVHVLFNIVGSVLFLILLIPFTAYVEWISGVLALEPKMQIAFAHGSFNVANTIIQFPLIGAWAYLVTKAIPGEEVLIEFKPKHLDIHFIEQSPSIALGQAKEEILRMGEYSVQGLQETYKYLMTKSKKNAEMGYQLEDAINNLDGKITDYLVLISAESISAADSTRHTMLMETVRDIERIGDHFENIIELVDYQENNKVKITESAMEDLTEMFTLTIATVQKALNALDTTSHELAREVAEQEDLIDKMERKFRKKHILRLNEGICTGQAGIVFVDIVSNLERIGDHAVNIAEAILGNRA; encoded by the coding sequence GTGGAAATGAACTGGCAAGAAATCCTCTTTTCCTTTTTTGGTGGATTAGGGATTTTCCTATTTTCAATTAAGTTTATGGGTGATGCTTTACAAAAAGCAGCAGGCGATAGACTACGAGGCATCTTGGATCGTTTTACAACTAATCCATTTATGGGTGTGTTAGTCGGAATTGTCGTGACCGTCTTAATTCAATCGAGTTCAGGTACTACTGTAATCGTTGTGGGGTTAGTAAGTGCCGGATTTATGACTTTGAGACAAGCAATAGGTGTTATCATGGGTGCCAATATCGGGACTACAGTCACCGCTTTTATCATTGGATTGGATGTAGGTGCTTTTGCGTTACCAATCATGGCAGTCGGAGCCGCATTGATTTTCTTTATCAAGAAAAACAAAGTTCAGAACATCGGACAAGTTATCTTTGGTTTTGGTGGTCTATTCTACGGCATGGAGTTAATGAGTGGAGGCATGAAGCCTTTACGCGAATTACCAGCATTTATTGATTTGACGGTTAGTCTGAGTGATTTCCCCATTTTGGGCGTTGCAGTCGGAACGGTCTTTACATTAATTGTTCAAAGCTCAAGTGGTACAGTAGCGATTCTTCAAGGACTTTATGATGAAAACATCTTAACTCTAGGTGCATCATTGCCAGTTCTGTTCGGAGACAATATTGGAACGACCATAACAGCAGTGCTTGCCGCACTCGGAACATCCATTGCCGCACGGCGTGCAGCAGCTGTACACGTATTATTCAATATCGTCGGTTCTGTCTTATTCTTAATATTGCTGATTCCATTTACAGCTTATGTAGAATGGATCTCGGGTGTTTTGGCATTAGAACCAAAAATGCAAATTGCCTTTGCACACGGTTCATTTAACGTTGCCAACACAATTATTCAATTTCCATTAATAGGTGCCTGGGCTTATCTCGTCACAAAAGCAATTCCAGGAGAAGAAGTATTGATTGAATTTAAACCAAAACATTTGGATATTCACTTTATCGAGCAATCTCCTTCCATTGCATTAGGACAAGCAAAAGAAGAAATTTTGCGTATGGGTGAGTATTCAGTTCAAGGTTTACAGGAGACGTATAAATACTTAATGACAAAAAGTAAGAAAAATGCAGAAATGGGTTATCAGTTGGAAGACGCCATTAATAACTTAGATGGCAAAATCACGGATTATTTGGTGTTGATTTCAGCAGAATCTATTTCAGCGGCTGATTCTACACGCCACACAATGTTGATGGAAACTGTTCGTGATATTGAACGAATCGGAGACCATTTTGAGAATATTATCGAGTTAGTCGATTACCAAGAAAACAACAAAGTGAAAATCACAGAAAGCGCGATGGAAGATTTAACAGAAATGTTCACATTGACCATTGCAACTGTTCAAAAAGCGCTGAATGCATTAGATACAACTAGTCATGAACTAGCTCGTGAAGTAGCTGAACAAGAAGACCTAATCGACAAAATGGAACGCAAATTCCGTAAAAAACACATTCTGCGCTTGAACGAAGGCATTTGTACAGGTCAAGCAGGAATCGTTTTTGTCGATATCGTCAGTAATTTAGAGCGAATCGGAGACCATGCAGTAAACATCGCAGAAGCCATACTAGGAAACCGAGCCTAG
- a CDS encoding DUF1189 family protein yields the protein MNLNIYQLVKASLMEPKKQAAVRIMTIGKIMRFVFIFITVLTVVSFIEWVIGLNNTSSSIDGLVEFVEEIEWLLYPFGFIFLFVSTTIYHFLKISLFALIGLVMLNARNRRGEYRHLWRTAALSVTFPTLLAFVLSYFNLGFGVTFATSLLTILYLYSAIGYYPKKPSARKE from the coding sequence ATGAATTTGAACATCTATCAATTAGTTAAAGCGAGTTTAATGGAACCCAAAAAACAAGCGGCCGTCCGCATTATGACGATTGGAAAAATAATGCGTTTTGTTTTTATCTTTATAACTGTTTTAACCGTAGTTTCTTTTATCGAATGGGTTATTGGTTTAAACAACACATCTAGCAGCATTGATGGCTTAGTTGAATTTGTAGAAGAAATTGAGTGGCTACTTTACCCATTTGGTTTTATTTTTTTATTTGTTTCCACCACGATTTATCATTTTCTTAAAATTAGTTTGTTCGCATTAATTGGCTTAGTAATGTTAAATGCTCGTAACCGTCGTGGTGAATATCGACATTTATGGCGAACAGCCGCTCTTAGTGTCACATTTCCGACATTACTTGCATTTGTGTTAAGTTATTTTAATTTGGGTTTCGGCGTTACTTTCGCTACTAGTTTACTAACGATTTTGTATTTATACTCCGCTATTGGCTATTATCCGAAAAAACCTAGTGCACGAAAAGAATAA
- the ispG gene encoding flavodoxin-dependent (E)-4-hydroxy-3-methylbut-2-enyl-diphosphate synthase, protein MSEMTHRSNTRPVKVGDLTIGGSNELFIQSMATTKTHDVEATVAEILRLEEAGCQIVRVACPDERAAYAIGAIKKRINIPLVVDIHFDYKLALIAIEQGADKIRINPGNIGRREKVEAVVNAAKAKGIPIRIGVNAGSLERKILEKYGYPTAEGMVESALHHIKILEDLDFHDIIVSLKASDVSLAVEAYELAAKAFDYPLHLGITESGTLFSGTVKSAAGLGALFAKGIGNTLRVSLSADPVEEVKVAREMLKIFGLSSNAATLISCPTCGRIEIDLISIANEVEEYISTIKAPLKVAVLGCAVNGPGEAREADIGIAGARGEGLLFMNGKTVRKVPEATMVEELKIEIDKLAEAYFEKQAAEKKELEQQQV, encoded by the coding sequence ATGAGCGAAATGACACACCGTTCAAACACACGCCCCGTAAAAGTCGGAGATTTGACGATTGGCGGCAGCAATGAACTATTTATACAAAGCATGGCAACAACAAAAACACACGATGTAGAAGCAACTGTAGCAGAAATTCTTCGACTTGAAGAAGCAGGATGCCAAATTGTTCGCGTTGCATGTCCAGACGAACGAGCTGCTTATGCGATCGGTGCGATTAAAAAACGCATTAATATTCCTTTAGTAGTAGATATCCATTTTGATTATAAATTGGCTTTAATCGCCATTGAACAAGGTGCTGATAAAATCCGCATCAACCCTGGAAACATCGGTCGTCGCGAAAAAGTAGAAGCTGTTGTAAATGCGGCAAAAGCTAAAGGTATTCCAATTCGTATTGGGGTCAACGCGGGCTCACTAGAACGTAAAATTCTTGAGAAATACGGCTATCCAACAGCCGAGGGAATGGTCGAAAGTGCGCTTCATCACATTAAAATTTTAGAAGACTTGGATTTCCATGACATCATTGTTTCATTAAAAGCATCGGATGTTAGTTTAGCAGTGGAAGCTTATGAACTGGCTGCAAAAGCATTTGACTACCCATTGCACTTAGGTATCACCGAATCAGGAACACTGTTCTCAGGTACAGTAAAAAGTGCCGCTGGTCTTGGAGCATTGTTTGCAAAAGGTATTGGCAACACACTCCGAGTATCATTAAGTGCAGATCCTGTTGAAGAAGTAAAAGTAGCGCGTGAAATGCTGAAAATTTTCGGCTTGTCCTCAAACGCGGCAACACTTATTTCATGCCCAACATGTGGACGTATTGAAATTGATTTGATTTCTATTGCCAATGAAGTTGAAGAATACATTTCTACTATTAAAGCACCTTTGAAAGTTGCCGTTTTAGGTTGTGCGGTAAATGGACCTGGTGAAGCGCGCGAAGCAGATATCGGTATTGCTGGTGCTCGTGGAGAAGGATTGTTATTCATGAACGGTAAAACGGTCCGCAAAGTTCCTGAAGCGACAATGGTTGAAGAATTGAAAATCGAAATCGATAAATTAGCTGAAGCGTATTTTGAAAAACAAGCGGCTGAGAAAAAAGAATTAGAACAACAACAAGTATAA
- a CDS encoding Fur family transcriptional regulator, which produces MNLTNAWKILKDNGFKETSKRNQILELFANDERYLTARDLLDVMQQDYPSMSFDTVYRNLATFVSLDILEETELSGERHFRMQCESDHHHHHFICMDCGKIKEIPVCPMDLVGSALPAYEIANHKFEIYGKCPECK; this is translated from the coding sequence ATGAATTTAACCAATGCATGGAAAATTCTAAAAGACAATGGTTTTAAAGAAACATCAAAACGCAACCAAATATTAGAGTTGTTTGCGAACGATGAACGTTATTTGACTGCCAGAGATTTGTTGGATGTTATGCAACAAGACTATCCAAGCATGAGTTTTGATACGGTATACCGGAATTTAGCAACATTTGTATCACTTGATATATTAGAAGAAACGGAGCTTTCAGGAGAACGTCATTTCCGGATGCAATGTGAAAGTGATCATCATCATCATCACTTTATCTGTATGGATTGTGGAAAAATAAAAGAAATTCCTGTTTGCCCAATGGATTTAGTAGGCTCGGCTTTACCGGCATATGAGATTGCCAATCACAAGTTTGAAATCTACGGGAAATGCCCTGAATGCAAATAA
- a CDS encoding metal ABC transporter permease, whose product MIEAIFTYEFLQNAFAAGIIIGVIAPLLGVFIVVRRLSLIADALSHVTLAGIAGSLYLSQSVASLALLNPLFLGIVASVTGSVLIERLRSLYKHYEELAIPIILSAGIGFGAIFISLAEGFSNDLFGYLFGSVSAVSREDLLIVAGVAVVVLVFIATFFKELFVLSFDDEYARASGLPAKWIHFMFMIVTALVIAGSMRIVGILLVSSLMTIPVATAMRVTKSFKQTIILSIVFGEVSVITGLVSAFYFDLAPGGTIVVTSIFLLLLVIVYKKIMVSRKKGAIA is encoded by the coding sequence ATGATTGAAGCTATTTTCACGTATGAATTTCTACAAAATGCCTTTGCGGCAGGGATTATTATTGGGGTAATTGCGCCTCTTCTTGGTGTTTTTATTGTTGTACGAAGACTGTCGTTAATCGCTGATGCGCTGAGTCATGTAACACTTGCTGGCATTGCTGGTAGTTTGTATCTGAGTCAAAGCGTTGCTTCATTAGCATTATTAAATCCATTATTTCTCGGCATTGTAGCTTCAGTTACAGGATCAGTGTTAATCGAGCGTTTGAGAAGTTTATACAAGCATTATGAAGAATTAGCAATTCCCATTATATTATCTGCAGGAATTGGTTTTGGTGCGATTTTTATATCATTAGCTGAAGGATTTTCGAATGACCTGTTTGGTTATTTGTTTGGTTCAGTTTCAGCAGTGAGTAGAGAAGATCTTTTGATTGTGGCCGGAGTCGCAGTGGTGGTTCTTGTGTTTATTGCTACTTTTTTCAAAGAGTTATTTGTTTTGTCATTTGACGATGAGTATGCAAGAGCTTCGGGATTACCAGCTAAATGGATTCATTTTATGTTTATGATTGTCACAGCTCTTGTTATTGCCGGATCCATGCGAATTGTTGGTATTTTGCTGGTATCTTCGCTGATGACCATTCCAGTTGCAACTGCAATGCGTGTGACCAAAAGCTTCAAGCAAACGATTATCTTATCAATCGTTTTTGGGGAAGTTTCAGTCATTACTGGTCTTGTCAGTGCGTTTTATTTTGACTTAGCACCGGGTGGTACAATCGTCGTTACTTCTATTTTCTTGTTATTGCTAGTTATTGTTTATAAAAAAATCATGGTGTCACGTAAAAAAGGAGCGATTGCATGA
- a CDS encoding metal ABC transporter ATP-binding protein has product MVAPLIDIQDISFEYEQTKALDHISMKVEEGDFLAILGPNGSGKSTLLKIMLGLIKPSKGKIELFGVDSKNFKQREWIGYVSQKSNSFNSGFPATVKEVVAGGLTKKTGLFHRLPKSTNEQVVEALKAVGMKNFINRGISELSGGQQQRVFIARALIAKPKMLILDEPTVGIDHENVQSFYDMLAKLNREKNITLVLVTHDVDTVTDRITHVACLNQTIHFHGYKEQLHTMSDEKREAWYGHSVRKIHHIGGNHI; this is encoded by the coding sequence ATGGTTGCGCCATTAATCGATATTCAAGATATTAGTTTTGAATATGAGCAAACAAAAGCATTAGATCATATTTCTATGAAAGTAGAAGAAGGTGACTTTCTCGCGATTTTAGGACCAAATGGCTCAGGTAAATCGACTTTATTAAAAATCATGCTTGGGTTAATTAAGCCAAGCAAAGGAAAAATTGAACTTTTTGGAGTGGATTCAAAAAATTTTAAACAGCGTGAGTGGATTGGTTACGTGTCACAAAAATCCAACTCTTTTAATTCGGGATTTCCAGCAACGGTCAAAGAAGTCGTAGCAGGAGGACTAACGAAGAAAACAGGCTTGTTTCATCGGTTACCAAAATCGACAAATGAGCAAGTTGTAGAAGCACTAAAGGCAGTCGGTATGAAAAATTTTATCAATAGAGGCATTAGTGAACTATCAGGTGGTCAACAACAGCGTGTTTTTATTGCTCGTGCATTAATCGCAAAACCTAAAATGTTAATACTTGATGAACCAACAGTTGGCATTGATCATGAAAATGTTCAATCGTTTTACGACATGTTGGCTAAACTTAATCGAGAAAAGAACATCACCTTAGTACTCGTTACTCATGATGTAGATACAGTAACAGATCGTATTACGCATGTTGCTTGTTTAAACCAAACGATTCATTTCCATGGCTATAAAGAGCAACTTCACACAATGAGTGATGAAAAGCGCGAAGCATGGTATGGCCATTCGGTCCGTAAAATTCACCACATCGGAGGCAACCATATATGA
- a CDS encoding deoxyribonuclease IV, protein MLLGSHVSMSGKKMLLAASEEAASYGASTFMIYTGAPQNTRRKPIEDLNIDAGLAHMAAHHLSNIVVHAPYIINLGNTQKPETFQHGVEFLQKEIERTAALGAKQIVLHPGAHVGAGAEAGIAKIIEGLNEVLTQDYPVNIALETMAGKGTECGRSFEEIAAIINGVTHNERLSVCFDTCHTHDAGYNIKEDFNGVLEEFDRIVGIDRLQVLHINDSKNVRGASKDRHENIGFGEIGFEALHGIVHHPDLMHVPKILETPYVGTDAKNKKPPYSFEIEMLKSGVFTPTVLEELKSSLQK, encoded by the coding sequence ATGTTATTAGGATCTCACGTATCAATGAGTGGCAAAAAAATGCTGCTTGCAGCTAGTGAAGAAGCTGCTTCATACGGGGCATCGACTTTCATGATTTATACGGGTGCACCTCAAAACACGCGCCGTAAGCCGATTGAAGACTTGAATATCGATGCAGGACTCGCTCATATGGCTGCTCATCACTTATCCAATATCGTGGTCCATGCACCGTATATTATTAATTTAGGCAATACACAAAAACCAGAAACTTTTCAACACGGTGTTGAATTTCTTCAAAAAGAAATTGAACGAACGGCCGCACTAGGTGCAAAACAAATTGTATTGCATCCAGGTGCTCACGTCGGAGCTGGAGCAGAGGCTGGTATTGCTAAGATTATCGAAGGCTTAAATGAGGTATTGACACAGGATTATCCGGTCAATATCGCACTTGAGACAATGGCTGGAAAAGGTACAGAATGTGGTCGCAGTTTTGAAGAAATTGCTGCAATCATTAACGGCGTCACGCATAATGAACGCTTGTCTGTATGTTTTGATACGTGTCATACACACGATGCAGGTTACAATATCAAAGAAGATTTTAATGGCGTATTAGAAGAGTTCGACCGAATTGTGGGAATCGATCGTCTTCAAGTCTTGCATATCAATGACAGTAAAAACGTTCGTGGTGCGAGCAAAGATCGTCATGAAAACATTGGTTTCGGTGAAATTGGCTTTGAAGCATTACACGGGATTGTTCATCATCCGGATTTGATGCACGTGCCAAAAATTCTCGAAACACCATATGTGGGAACAGACGCTAAAAACAAAAAGCCACCTTATTCATTTGAAATTGAAATGCTTAAATCGGGCGTCTTTACTCCAACTGTACTTGAAGAGTTAAAATCTTCATTGCAAAAATAA
- a CDS encoding DEAD/DEAH box helicase → MTKFNEYPFKPFLLEAVEKLGFAEPTQIQKEMMPHILKGNSAIGQSHTGTGKTHSFIIPIVERIDVSKQEVQAVISAPTRELGVQIFNELQKLVVGSGIEVKSFIGGTDKQRSINKLKTQPHIVVGTPGRLRDLVKENALLVHTGKILVIDEADLAFDLGFIEEIDQVAGKMKDDLEMYVFSATIPEKLKPFLKKYMESPIHVKVGDKRPTADGLDFYLVPVRSKKKMERLQEVMKVINPYLAIIFVNTRTNADYVAEQLAKEGIRVGRVHGDLAPRERVKMMRQIRDLEYQYIVATDLAARGIDIQGVSHVINYELPEDLEFFIHRVGRTARAGMKGLAITLFKPEEDDAIVRIEKMGIPFQQKDIVKGEFVDLKERHSRTTRVRKVDEAAEKAKTMVHKPKKVRPMYKKKMKWKMDEIKKMERRKNRKK, encoded by the coding sequence ATGACAAAATTTAACGAATATCCATTCAAGCCGTTCCTATTAGAAGCGGTAGAAAAACTCGGGTTTGCAGAACCAACTCAGATTCAAAAGGAAATGATGCCCCATATATTAAAAGGCAACAGCGCAATTGGCCAATCTCATACTGGGACTGGGAAAACACACAGTTTCATTATTCCTATCGTTGAACGTATTGACGTCAGCAAACAAGAAGTGCAGGCAGTCATTTCAGCACCGACGCGTGAACTAGGCGTGCAGATCTTTAACGAATTGCAGAAACTAGTTGTTGGATCTGGCATTGAAGTAAAATCGTTTATCGGTGGAACTGACAAGCAACGATCAATCAATAAATTAAAAACGCAGCCACATATCGTCGTTGGAACGCCTGGTCGTTTAAGAGACTTAGTGAAAGAAAACGCACTGTTGGTACACACAGGTAAAATCCTCGTTATAGATGAAGCTGATTTGGCTTTTGATCTCGGTTTTATCGAAGAAATTGATCAAGTGGCTGGAAAAATGAAAGACGATCTCGAAATGTATGTTTTTTCTGCGACAATTCCAGAAAAATTAAAACCGTTTTTGAAAAAATATATGGAGTCACCGATTCATGTAAAAGTTGGAGACAAACGCCCAACAGCAGATGGCTTAGATTTTTACCTCGTGCCTGTTCGTAGTAAAAAGAAAATGGAACGTTTGCAAGAAGTGATGAAAGTCATTAATCCTTATTTGGCTATTATATTTGTGAACACACGCACCAATGCTGACTATGTAGCTGAGCAATTAGCGAAAGAAGGTATTCGTGTAGGTCGTGTACACGGCGATTTAGCACCACGCGAACGTGTGAAAATGATGCGTCAAATTCGTGATCTTGAATATCAGTATATCGTTGCAACGGATCTTGCTGCGCGCGGAATTGACATTCAAGGCGTCAGTCACGTCATCAACTACGAATTGCCGGAAGACCTTGAATTTTTTATTCACCGGGTAGGTCGTACAGCTCGTGCTGGAATGAAAGGTTTAGCAATTACTTTGTTCAAACCTGAAGAAGATGACGCGATTGTTCGTATTGAAAAAATGGGCATTCCTTTCCAACAAAAAGATATTGTTAAAGGCGAATTCGTGGATTTAAAAGAACGCCATAGCCGGACAACACGTGTACGAAAAGTAGACGAAGCAGCTGAAAAAGCTAAGACAATGGTTCATAAACCCAAAAAAGTAAGACCAATGTACAAGAAGAAGATGAAGTGGAAAATGGACGAAATCAAAAAAATGGAACGACGCAAAAATCGCAAAAAATAA
- a CDS encoding 4-hydroxy-3-methylbut-2-enyl diphosphate reductase, translating into MKVMKISPRGYCYGVVDAMVIAKNAAMDESLPRPIYILGMIVHNKHVTDAFEQDGIITLDGPNRLEILEKVESGTVIFTAHGVSPQVRELARRKGLVSIDATCPDVTVTHDLIREKTADGYQIVYIGKSGHPEPEGAIGVAPDMVHLVECVDDVNRLELVSEKIIVTNQTTMSQWDVVDMMKRLKEKFPHSEVHKEICLATQVRQEAVAQQAGDTDLLIVIGDPMSNNSNRLAQVSQDIAGTPAYRISDISELKLEWLEGVETVGITAGASTPTPIVKEVMKFLDLYDPADPSTHALTRSVPLNKILPKIKHPKPSDRIEPYPVGE; encoded by the coding sequence ATGAAAGTTATGAAAATATCGCCAAGAGGATATTGTTACGGAGTGGTTGATGCTATGGTGATCGCAAAAAACGCTGCGATGGACGAAAGTTTACCACGTCCCATTTATATACTAGGAATGATTGTCCACAATAAACATGTGACGGACGCTTTCGAACAAGATGGCATTATCACATTGGATGGACCCAACCGTCTTGAAATTCTAGAAAAAGTAGAAAGTGGTACGGTTATTTTTACAGCACATGGCGTTTCTCCACAAGTTCGCGAGTTAGCAAGACGTAAAGGTTTGGTATCTATTGATGCGACATGCCCTGATGTTACTGTGACGCACGACTTGATTCGTGAGAAAACAGCAGACGGCTATCAAATTGTTTACATTGGAAAAAGTGGACACCCTGAACCTGAAGGCGCAATCGGTGTCGCTCCTGATATGGTTCATTTAGTCGAATGTGTCGACGATGTTAACCGTTTGGAACTTGTTTCTGAAAAAATTATCGTTACCAATCAAACAACCATGAGCCAGTGGGATGTCGTAGATATGATGAAACGATTGAAAGAAAAATTTCCGCATTCTGAAGTTCATAAAGAAATTTGTTTGGCCACTCAAGTTCGACAAGAAGCGGTTGCACAACAAGCGGGCGACACCGATTTATTAATCGTTATTGGTGATCCAATGAGCAATAACTCAAATCGTTTGGCGCAAGTCTCTCAAGACATCGCAGGGACACCTGCCTACCGCATTTCCGATATTTCCGAACTAAAATTAGAGTGGTTAGAAGGTGTTGAAACTGTTGGTATTACAGCAGGTGCTTCTACGCCTACACCTATTGTTAAAGAAGTGATGAAATTCTTGGATCTTTACGACCCGGCAGACCCAAGCACACACGCATTGACTCGTTCTGTACCACTCAACAAAATTTTACCGAAAATCAAACATCCGAAACCTTCTGATCGCATCGAACCATATCCAGTAGGTGAATAA
- a CDS encoding sensor domain-containing diguanylate cyclase, with protein MKKILTTHKVSLATLLSILVSVSVISTLLILAISTYHLTKESLTSTYLALNYSKVEKMSHSVDSLFISMRTHLESTADFLERREEMTDQEIHEQLELLRSSSGYFNSLSWVDEMGIIRVNSPGGIGLEGTKIISGNTKDVLDARMPMLTTPYVGPSNQLLILMSHPIFSKDGTYRGIIGGTIYLQKENALNQILDNEASDNSGSHYYVVGPNGILLFHPQSQRIGENFDEHSLVRKIEEGQSGKEIATNVIGVSMLSAYSYVPEAGWGIVQQTPYSFVENLLLVELQQLLMRALVPFLLLLLLSIFIARKLAAPFNRLGTLVNQLAEGKPILQSEKEVLKEAHWNREADLLTKSVGMAFETIERNNQQLTQSAQTDSLTGLLNRRNLDEVLSVWSEEGRLFSLLVLDIDYFKSVNDTYGHQVGDQTLKMIAETLCTVSRKNDLCFRYGGEEFVILLPDTDSLSAYNVAEKIRRKVEKTSYIPNEILTVSIGISEYLKQTDSVTELFGFADSALYTSKVEGRNQITISSN; from the coding sequence GTTATCTATACTTGTCTCCGTTTCCGTAATTTCGACTCTTTTGATTCTTGCGATTTCGACTTATCATTTGACTAAAGAGTCCTTAACATCGACTTATTTAGCACTTAATTATTCCAAGGTTGAAAAGATGAGTCATTCGGTCGACTCATTATTTATTTCGATGAGAACTCATCTAGAATCTACAGCAGATTTCTTAGAAAGACGCGAAGAAATGACTGATCAAGAAATCCATGAGCAATTAGAGCTTTTAAGGAGTAGCAGTGGATATTTCAACTCCCTTTCATGGGTTGATGAAATGGGAATAATTCGTGTTAACAGTCCAGGAGGCATTGGATTGGAGGGAACAAAGATAATCTCTGGCAATACAAAAGATGTACTTGACGCACGAATGCCCATGTTGACTACACCTTATGTTGGACCCTCGAATCAGCTACTGATCTTAATGAGTCACCCCATCTTTTCGAAAGATGGAACTTATAGGGGGATAATCGGCGGAACCATTTATCTTCAAAAGGAAAATGCCTTGAATCAGATTCTTGATAATGAGGCGAGTGATAACAGTGGTTCCCACTATTATGTCGTTGGCCCCAACGGTATATTATTATTTCATCCGCAGAGCCAGCGGATTGGTGAAAATTTTGATGAACATTCACTGGTGCGCAAAATAGAAGAGGGACAAAGCGGAAAGGAGATTGCTACGAACGTCATAGGCGTTTCTATGCTATCAGCTTATAGTTATGTGCCAGAAGCAGGATGGGGAATTGTGCAGCAGACTCCATATTCCTTTGTTGAGAATTTACTGCTAGTAGAACTCCAACAATTATTAATGAGAGCTTTGGTGCCATTTTTACTTCTACTTTTGTTGTCGATCTTTATCGCTCGAAAGTTAGCAGCGCCTTTTAATCGACTGGGTACTCTTGTGAATCAATTAGCCGAAGGAAAACCAATTTTACAATCTGAAAAAGAGGTTCTTAAAGAAGCTCATTGGAATCGGGAAGCCGACCTGTTAACCAAAAGTGTGGGTATGGCTTTTGAAACAATCGAAAGAAACAATCAGCAACTCACCCAATCTGCACAGACGGATTCGTTGACAGGACTACTGAACCGGAGAAATCTGGACGAAGTTTTAAGCGTTTGGTCAGAGGAAGGTCGGTTGTTCTCTTTACTAGTGCTGGACATCGATTACTTCAAGTCCGTCAACGATACGTATGGACATCAAGTAGGAGATCAAACATTAAAGATGATTGCTGAAACCCTTTGCACAGTTAGTCGTAAAAATGATTTATGCTTTCGATATGGGGGGGAGGAATTTGTTATTCTACTCCCAGATACGGATTCTTTAAGTGCTTATAATGTGGCAGAAAAGATTCGGAGAAAAGTTGAAAAAACCAGCTATATACCTAATGAAATCCTAACAGTGTCGATTGGAATTTCAGAATACCTAAAACAAACCGATTCGGTAACCGAACTTTTCGGGTTCGCGGATTCCGCCTTGTATACATCAAAAGTTGAAGGAAGAAACCAAATCACGATTTCTTCAAATTAA